A window of Bdellovibrionota bacterium contains these coding sequences:
- a CDS encoding RluA family pseudouridine synthase encodes MPAEATSWVFQGTSPLRLDRFLADQLTGISRSYIQDLIVQGIVRVNGIKARKGHLLNEGDRVDMDSFARPEEREIEPSPDIPLHILWQSSDFLVVDKPAGLPTHPNDFSDRNTLANALLARFPAIGNVGDDRLRPGIVHRLDTDTSGLLLIARTQETFRVLRKLFDERKIQKTYVALVLGDIEQPGEIRAPLAHHPKNPRKMVAVKEGTEIRSRPRDALTLYEPIERFGLYTLLKVQTKSGRMHQIRVHLSSIGHPLAGDRLYQTSQERSRDSLGMKRHFLHATEIKVPIPSDPSPHCFENPVAAELQTVLEQLRHRP; translated from the coding sequence ATGCCCGCCGAAGCGACATCGTGGGTGTTCCAGGGCACGTCTCCGCTTCGTCTGGATCGTTTTCTGGCCGATCAGTTGACCGGAATTTCTCGCTCCTACATTCAAGATCTGATCGTCCAGGGGATCGTACGTGTGAACGGAATCAAAGCTCGAAAAGGGCATCTGCTGAACGAAGGAGATCGGGTCGACATGGACTCTTTTGCGCGGCCGGAGGAGCGGGAGATCGAACCGAGTCCCGACATTCCCTTGCATATCCTCTGGCAGTCTTCCGATTTTCTTGTGGTCGATAAACCGGCGGGACTCCCCACTCATCCCAATGATTTTTCCGATCGGAACACTTTAGCCAATGCGTTGTTGGCCCGCTTTCCTGCGATTGGAAATGTCGGCGACGATCGCCTTCGTCCCGGAATCGTCCATCGGCTCGATACCGACACGTCAGGGCTGCTCCTGATTGCGCGCACGCAGGAAACGTTTCGTGTCTTACGCAAGCTGTTTGACGAGCGGAAAATTCAAAAAACCTATGTTGCGCTCGTTCTGGGAGACATCGAACAACCGGGTGAAATTCGGGCGCCGCTGGCCCATCACCCGAAGAACCCGCGAAAAATGGTGGCCGTCAAAGAGGGGACCGAAATCCGCTCGCGCCCACGAGACGCCCTGACATTATATGAACCGATCGAGCGTTTCGGCCTGTACACTCTTCTGAAGGTGCAAACCAAGAGCGGGCGAATGCACCAGATCCGTGTTCACTTGAGCTCGATCGGCCATCCTCTCGCAGGCGACCGTCTCTACCAAACTTCACAAGAGCGGTCTCGGGATTCTCTTGGAATGAAGAGGCATTTTCTTCACGCCACAGAAATCAAAGTACCGATTCCTTCGGATCCGTCGCCGCACTGCTTTGAAAACCCGGTGGCCGCAGAACTTCAGACCGTTCTGGAACAGTTGAGGCACCGGCCGTAA
- a CDS encoding pilus assembly PilX N-terminal domain-containing protein, translated as MQFSSRRKAPNRGMALMVVILALVVITVIGVMALKGSILGQKIAGNRSQKMSLDNLARSALEIIQQRMHDRMNLPAKSPDGDDWDWANDEPKKFVVAADHTPLCDGSAAPGSCHGWLIGGTCYHGYRLQNAENVDCQVQEYAADFKWEGEQSPAVGVFKPCLTSNNCTSDESNQWTAKYVSDTPRTSGEVDILNDGINDFGHQIEVQVEAFDSKSGKKVVVRADILLVAPSPSAPAAIPMYANVISRMSLMSGFIKGSVAQILDPAMFPHKHASVTGADLGPVDSYYFNIGEFGMLHWSCKKLFSGLFGQQDPCLSQATVLRFDRETNNVALNAFYANMQVGGVVTNLELGSRLFPQVSPPPAPGLVVDDGDGATGDTNNGPLPDDVLINQDPTVNSIYKTAIVGRDRYGAMPTPALQRIANGTLAATGNCIDRNTGTTDAFTPTNVLDNDGTSDHIDHSNVVLKPDAGCSIEASGTFVIDGDLIIAGNGQGAFKAPSGIMDATLFATGNIYILNDINVANGPPEIIAPSIPGSDRAYPNGFRLAGGWQASTGCPLGGVGCAVGSVFDKLALMANGHIIVGNLANSNNFAHAMTYANTELNYFNIDMTGDGVGDLIVPDGYRPSSTPRNLGGSSFQVQRDTCAEQSSRGFEVHCNTQAIGLLPAGSSLVDQVYNFAFAEESGTASQAGYGYVRNSSDTTPGPATPGRAVVTDPDFESGPPINGAQSDLFRNGWISTDMFRQLAGGTIVPANPQLQHDSFDPDYVNRAHYIAAKLYAGGTILGLGSFDDKYNLPSGVPNPDSPTGANFYSNTSNNRSLDLLKRVTDTGRYDQRCTSAAPGDIPYLSPTASGTRPSGIDIFGGVYAPYINILSTSGLCVYRDNREVELGEAPILVIPGPAYQEDILARP; from the coding sequence ATGCAATTCAGCTCACGCCGGAAAGCGCCCAATCGTGGAATGGCTCTCATGGTGGTGATTCTCGCGCTTGTGGTTATCACGGTGATCGGCGTGATGGCCCTCAAAGGCTCTATCCTCGGACAGAAAATCGCCGGAAACCGTTCGCAAAAAATGAGTCTGGATAATCTGGCCCGCTCGGCCCTGGAAATCATTCAGCAGCGGATGCACGACCGAATGAATCTACCCGCCAAGAGTCCCGACGGTGACGATTGGGATTGGGCGAACGACGAGCCGAAGAAATTTGTCGTCGCTGCGGATCACACGCCTCTCTGCGACGGAAGCGCAGCTCCAGGCTCGTGCCACGGCTGGTTGATTGGAGGGACCTGCTATCACGGATATCGGCTGCAGAATGCGGAGAATGTCGATTGCCAAGTCCAGGAGTACGCGGCTGATTTCAAATGGGAGGGGGAACAGAGTCCTGCCGTCGGCGTATTTAAACCTTGCCTCACTTCGAACAATTGCACTTCGGATGAAAGCAACCAGTGGACGGCAAAGTATGTTTCCGACACGCCCAGAACCTCCGGCGAAGTCGACATCTTGAATGACGGGATAAATGATTTTGGCCATCAGATTGAAGTACAAGTGGAGGCGTTCGATAGCAAGAGCGGCAAAAAGGTAGTCGTTCGAGCCGACATTTTGTTGGTCGCACCATCCCCTTCCGCGCCCGCAGCCATACCCATGTACGCGAACGTCATTTCACGAATGAGCTTGATGAGCGGCTTCATAAAGGGTTCCGTGGCGCAGATTCTCGATCCGGCGATGTTCCCGCACAAACATGCATCCGTCACCGGCGCGGATCTTGGGCCGGTTGATTCCTATTACTTCAATATCGGCGAATTCGGGATGCTCCATTGGAGTTGTAAGAAGCTGTTTTCGGGTCTCTTCGGTCAGCAAGACCCGTGTTTATCTCAGGCCACCGTTCTCCGCTTCGACCGCGAAACAAACAACGTCGCCTTGAATGCCTTCTACGCGAATATGCAGGTGGGAGGCGTCGTAACGAATCTTGAACTGGGTTCGCGGCTCTTCCCACAAGTTTCACCTCCTCCGGCTCCGGGTTTAGTCGTCGATGACGGCGACGGCGCGACGGGAGACACCAATAATGGTCCCCTCCCGGACGATGTCCTGATCAACCAGGATCCAACTGTGAATTCGATTTACAAAACCGCAATCGTTGGAAGGGATCGCTACGGCGCCATGCCAACGCCTGCGTTACAACGAATCGCTAACGGCACATTGGCAGCTACCGGAAACTGCATCGATCGAAATACAGGTACGACGGACGCGTTCACCCCTACAAACGTATTGGACAACGACGGAACCAGCGACCATATCGATCACTCAAACGTTGTTCTCAAACCCGATGCCGGGTGTTCGATCGAGGCTTCCGGAACTTTCGTCATTGATGGCGACCTCATCATCGCGGGGAATGGTCAAGGGGCCTTTAAGGCGCCAAGCGGAATTATGGATGCCACGCTTTTCGCGACCGGAAACATTTACATCTTGAACGATATCAATGTGGCGAACGGTCCGCCTGAAATCATAGCGCCATCGATTCCTGGGTCCGATCGGGCTTACCCGAACGGTTTTCGTCTGGCCGGTGGATGGCAGGCTAGCACCGGCTGTCCCCTAGGCGGCGTAGGCTGTGCCGTTGGAAGTGTCTTCGACAAGCTGGCTCTCATGGCGAACGGTCACATCATTGTCGGCAACCTGGCCAACAGCAATAATTTCGCTCATGCGATGACGTACGCTAATACCGAACTCAATTATTTCAACATCGATATGACGGGGGACGGAGTCGGCGATCTCATAGTGCCGGACGGCTATCGCCCAAGCTCGACGCCTCGGAATCTTGGAGGGAGCAGCTTTCAAGTCCAGCGAGACACATGTGCCGAACAGTCCAGCCGAGGATTTGAAGTTCACTGCAATACCCAAGCGATCGGTCTTTTGCCGGCCGGCTCGTCCCTGGTGGACCAAGTGTATAATTTCGCCTTCGCGGAGGAGTCAGGAACCGCGAGCCAAGCGGGCTATGGCTACGTCCGCAATTCATCGGACACAACGCCGGGCCCAGCCACCCCAGGGCGAGCGGTGGTGACGGATCCGGATTTCGAAAGTGGCCCGCCGATCAATGGGGCTCAGAGTGACCTGTTTCGGAATGGATGGATTTCAACGGATATGTTTCGTCAATTAGCCGGCGGAACGATAGTCCCAGCGAATCCGCAGCTTCAACATGATTCGTTTGATCCGGATTATGTCAACCGCGCACATTACATTGCCGCGAAGCTCTATGCCGGCGGAACAATTCTGGGACTGGGGAGTTTTGATGACAAATATAACCTGCCATCTGGGGTACCGAATCCGGACAGCCCTACGGGTGCTAATTTCTATTCGAATACATCGAATAATCGCAGTCTGGATTTGCTGAAAAGGGTGACGGACACCGGCCGCTACGATCAGCGCTGTACGAGTGCCGCTCCGGGCGACATTCCTTATTTGTCACCGACAGCGAGCGGCACGCGGCCTTCGGGAATCGATATCTTCGGAGGTGTTTACGCACCCTACATCAACATACTGTCAACCAGCGGTCTTTGTGTGTATCGCGACAATCGCGAAGTTGAATTGGGAGAGGCACCGATCTTGGTCATTCCGGGCCCGGCTTACCAGGAGGATATTCTTGCGCGTCCATAA